The following proteins are co-located in the Vigna angularis cultivar LongXiaoDou No.4 chromosome 2, ASM1680809v1, whole genome shotgun sequence genome:
- the LOC108322412 gene encoding probable xyloglucan endotransglucosylase/hydrolase protein 32 precursor, translating into MALFLFAILVLMAPSSNAYWPPSPGYWPSSKFSSMSFYKGFRNLWGPQHQSLDQNALTIWLDRTSGSGFKSVRPFRSGYFGASIKVQPGYTAGVITAFYLSNNEAHPGFHDEVDIEFLGTTFGKPYTLQTNVYIRGSGDGRIIGREMKFHLWFDPTKDFHHYAILWSPKEIIFLVDDVPIRRYPRKSGATFPLRPMWLYGSIWDASSWATEDGKYKADYKYQPFVAKYSNFKASGCSAYAPRWCHPVSASPYRSGGLTRQQNRAMRWVQRYLMVYNYCQDPKRDHSLTPECWG; encoded by the exons ATGGCTCTCTTTCTCTTTGCTATTTTAGTCTTGATGGCCCCTTCAAGCAATGCCTATTGGCCACCCTCACCTGGCTACTGGCCAAGTTCCAAATTCAGCTCTATGAGTTTTTACAAAGGGTTTCGAAATCTCTGGGGCCCTCAGCACCAAAGTCTAGACCAAAATGCATTAACAATCTGGCTTGATAGAACCTCAG GAAGTGGCTTCAAGTCAGTAAGGCCATTTCGATCCGGTTACTTTGGGGCTTCCATTAAGGTCCAACCTGGCTATACTGCAGGAGTTATCACAGCTTTCTAT CTCTCAAACAATGAAGCACATCCTGGTTTCCATGATGAAGTGGACATCGAGTTTCTTGGGACAACATTTGGAAAGCCTTACACTTTGCAGACGAATGTTTACATAAGAGGGAGTGGAGATGGGAGAATTATAGGTAGAGAGATGAAGTTCCATCTCTGGTTTGATCCTACCAAAGATTTTCATCACTATGCTATTCTGTGGAGTCCCAAGGAAATAAT ATTCCTAGTGGATGATGTGCCAATAAGAAGGTACCCGAGGAAGAGTGGTGCAACGTTTCCTCTGAGGCCAATGTGGCTATATGGTTCAATATGGGATGCTTCATCATGGGCAACTGAAGATGGAAAGTACAAAGCTGATTACAAATACCAACCCTTTGTGGCAAAGTATTCGAACTTCAAAGCCAGTGGTTGCTCAGCCTATGCACCACGGTGGTGCCACCCAGTTTCAGCCTCACCATATAGGTCTGGTGGGTTGACAAGACAACAGAACAGAGCCATGAGATGGGTGCAGAGATACCTGATGGTTTATAACTACTGTCAAGACCCCAAAAGAGATCACAGTCTAACACCTGAGTGTTGGGGTTGA